The Phoenix dactylifera cultivar Barhee BC4 unplaced genomic scaffold, palm_55x_up_171113_PBpolish2nd_filt_p 002376F, whole genome shotgun sequence DNA segment ttatttatttttctctgaTTGACTGCTGGTTCGTTCATTAGCTTGCTTTCTAGATAGCACTAAAAATTCTCTTGAAACCCTACTTTAAGTAAAACCTTCTAAACTCTAAAGGGTCTCTGGACCATATACCATGCAGTCCTAACCTTAGGGCTACATCAGTCTTCCAAAGTGAAATAAGAGCCCTTCCTATTGCATATAGCCGTGTACTCTTCATATGAGTGTATATCTGTAAATCTAAAAATTACTTAAAACATAAATAATGATTCTAACAGAGAAGTAACATAATGGTAAGCCTATAAGTATGAGGTCCcaattatttcatattttatgaaagaaaaataaactagaaacaTTATTAGTCCAAGTGCAATATGGTGAACGCAATACTATAGATATTGCTCTGATGAATGTGTAATGCCTATGGTTTTTCCATGAGTAAATAGATGATGCATAGATGCATTAAATGAACTAATGAGGAAAAGTCCTCTGTTCAATTCATGAAACATAAATAATGTCAAGTGAGACTCCAGAAGTTCAAACATTGAGGTTTGAACTAGAAGAAAGTCTTCCTTTAAGTATCTGTCTATTGACCAACTAGATTCCAGTTTGTGATTTACATTCTCCATCAAAATAAGAGACTTAGGATCTTTTGGAGGCCATGAAATCTCTTCAACTTCATCCATCACAGGATTTAAGATTCCCTTAAGAACATCGGTTGCAGATTCTATCTTCTCCtgcattaaaagaaataaaaaagtgaCCATTAATTTTCTTCAAAGGAGAAGAAATGattatttaaaaattgaaaGCATCTAAGAATTGTAATAACAGCAAATAGTTCTCTAGCTTTTACAAGTATTATTAATCTGTTAGTTTCCAGTTGAGACAAAATAAGCTACAAAATCAACCATTATGAGAATATGTTTTAGCATACATAGGAGACTTTTCAGAGCTCAGTACTTAAATGTGCTTAAAAACATAATTAATAACATAGTAAAACCATCAACAAGCTTTCTAGGTTCATGGCAGGCCCCTTCTTGTCGCACGTCATCTTGGCTTGGTTGCGGCACCAATTAAATGATTGACAACAAGTTAGGAGGCAATTATGTCATGTTTTCAAACTACATTGTTACTGGTCTACAAATCTGATGTCATCCATGGGACAAGGCCTCTTAAGTATGGTTGTCGGAGAGTTTTCAAGAAGACTTGGAGAAACTGTCAGTTTCAAAAGTGATAAAAGCTATATAGCAAGGGcttctctttattttattaCTACTTTCCTAGAGGCAGTAAAGAATATTTCTCACAGGTGGAcacaaatatttaaaaaatgcaAGTTGGTGCACTATGATATTATTGAAAAAGCCATATAAGTCATGTAGAAATAAAAGTAACAGGTTGAAGAAACAGAAAAGCAAATAGATTGGAGCATGGTCTGCTGAATTGGGCCAAACCACCTAGTTAACCCTATACTGAACCGAACCGGCACAGTTTGGCGCTTTTTTTTGGAAATAGCTTGAACCGTTCCATGGTTCACACCAGTCCGAACCAGTTCCGTATCTCAAAAGGCTTGAAAATGAAAATGGTCTACTGAACCAAGGTGAACCGCCCAGCTCACCCCATACCGAACCAGTAGCCGACCAGCATGGGTTCTGGTACCGGTTCGGCTAACCTTGATTGGAGTATACATACAAAGAGAAGCTTAAATTAAGTCCttgtttctttaaaaaatagagaaagcaAAAGAATTAAGTCAAACAACGGACATTCATATTGATAAATAAGCATATGTCCAAGAAGCTAGGAAGTGGCCAGTGCATCCTTTATAGGAAATAGTGGATAACTGTTTGCATGACCATATAAAGTGTACAAAATATTCACTTTAATACGCCATTTTTCTATGGATGGCAATAGCTCGATACATGCATGTCAAATTCAAACACTTTTTCTTCAACCGACACAGCATCAAATCCTTCACGAGCCTCTGTGAGAGCTTTAGGAGCATTTGCAAGAAAATGGCTCCCCTTTCTACTGCAGAACTAAATCATCAAATCTGCCAAAGCATTAATTGAATTCAGCCACTTCCTGTTAGCCGCTGCccataatttcaaaaatttcaactaGAACATAGGGCTATTAATCAAGTATGGGAATAGTTGTTCCCTATTAaatcatggtatgctgtaccatACCGAACCGGACGATACCGAACGTACCGTACTATACTGGTTTGGTACCGGTACCGATACCGAtggcataccgacactcggtacgttaGGCGTACCACATACTGTACCTTACCGACACTATGCTAGTATGGCACCGGTACGAGGTCTAGTACCAGAACGGCGAACTTGCTATTAACTATAATTGGAAGATTGTTGAAACAGAAGGTAATAAATAAATCTTCCAATAATTGCAATGTTGGTTGCAgacaaactagatttcttagaAATTAGGCTGATATTTCTGCTGAGATAGGTCTAGCCTCATTTAACAACCCACAAAAGCTGGCACAGTTTTCTAAACAATTAAATATTCTGATTTTCCTAGCTGGCTGGCAGTTTCAATTTAGATTTTCCAGCtgcttaaataatcatctaagaCAATCTTCCCTTTAAGCCTTAAGTTGTTTTCTGACCTATTTTGTATTTTAGTTTGGTCTACGGCAGCTTGGAAATCAATGACCTCTTGGTTTTGAGTTATCTGCTACAGTACAATTCCTAACAatattgttctgttcatcctgttccaCAACTATCAATGTTCTTAGACCTCTATAGTGTCACTTTATGCAGGCTTCTTGCTCCTATACCAGTTTCTGAtcattaattataatatattgtcATCTGATTTTAAGTTTGTTCTGGTAAATATATTTACTGATCATGCACCTATTTCAGTCTTTGTTGATCTACATGCTTCAGTGAATTCACTCTCAGCTCCACAACGAGTCTAGTTTGCATGTAATTTTGCTAACTGCTTTCTTTTCTACAGATAAACATGAGACTTAGAATTCATACAACAATAAAGTTAATAAAGatgattatgaaaaaaaaaatcactaccGTGAAACCATAATGGCTTATCTTTATAGACAGGGCAACGTATGttgaaccggtaccggtaggcaTACCGGTCGCCTACTAGACCGGTTCGGACTGGTACCGACCGGTTTGCATAACACAGCGCGCGCGGGCGCGCTTCCCACAGCGTGCCGCAAACTGGAAAAAAAGCACCGAAAACACACCGGTTCCTAGCTATACCGGAGGTTCCATCTAGTACGCATCTAATACCAGCCGGTTATGGCTCGGTACCGCTGGGTTCCAGTCCTTATGGGGCCTGGAACCATTTTTTAATGTCAAAATGGACCGGTCAGAGACCagaccggttcggtacgggctgaaccggccgATACGGACCGGTTCAACATTCCTTGAGACAAGGTATCAAGCTCCCATCTGAACTTCAAGTTATCACGCAACCTACCATTGTGAAGTGATAATACAACTTATTGATAAAGATATCCCTAGAATTTTCAATTGAATTTCCTTACATTGGTTTTATGAACCAGGCGGTCAACTATGCTCATTAGAGTAACGGCCAATTCTTCATAGTCCTTCTGTACAGcagaaactgaaattctatgttagaAAACAACTAAGGTTAAACAAGGTAAAGAAAATGATAATAAAGTTATAAGTTCATAAATCTTAGAAAAAACAAATTAACCAAGTAAAAACCATGCTTTATCATCATCTGATTTGCATGTGTCAGTTCTAGCAGCAAGCCGGATCCAGAAATTCTCATTGAATGCCAAAACATTTTCAACAACAAGCTTTTCAAGCTGTTTAAAGAAAAACCAAAAGAATCAATTAGTAGTCTAGACTTGATAAAGTTGGCACTAGTATTTCTCTATGGTACATAAGAGTGAAACTTCTGTTCTAGCTTATATTTAACCAATGAAGGaaacaaaagaagataaaagcAATTAAATAGACCCAAGAGCTCATATATTATGCTGTCAAGGACTCCTTCATGTGTGTGCATAGAAGATATAAAGCATGGTTCACCAAATAGTTTGTcaaaataatttaaatcttGTGATACCAAAATAAGAGAATATTGAACTAATTAGAAATGTTGTAAGTGCTAACAAGAGAAATGATAACACAATCCACTCAGATAATGCAAATTCCAAGGGATCTGTTAACCAGAAAGATTAGGAGTGGCCTATTCAGTCTGGCATCCCATATTCAACAACTCAAAGAAAAGAATAGATCAAACTGCTGTTATGATCCAGCAATTCTTATCTTCTACTTTAAGAAAAAATAGGCATTTAAGGAACATCATGGAATCTTCCCAGGAAAGGAGTTTTTGGTTATAGCCTATCATTGAGGACAAATTTGACTAGTGTTGTCAGGTTAGCAAGTAAATAGTAGCATCCAACTAAAACTGATTCTCAAGTTTGCTAACCTGAAGACTAAAactttataaaaattatttatcttaCTTCTCCAGAACTCGAATCTCTCAGCATATCAATTAGCCGGTCTACTTCCACAGTCGTCTTGAAAGATTTCTCAGCATCTTGATCAACTGCATAGATTAAAGTCCTCCTGTTCAATAAATCCAAAAATATCATGTTACTGTCAATAGCTCCAACCATCTCAAATCAAGCTAGATAAATTCTGACTGAAACATGGCAGAAATGGTTCGAATCATTATCACATATGCATTGAGTCATTTACGTTTTCATAATTTCCAAGACAATAAGAAGTTATTAGCTTACGTTCTGTAACAGTGACATATTCCAGATTTAAAATAGAACTGTAGTCCAGCtaagttttaaatttatgaTCATACCATCATATGCCTTTTCATTttgtagaaattttttttctgaaattatGATCAAGGAACTGGCCAAGTTAATTTTGCCAATCAAACTTAGCAAGAAGCAAAAAAAGCAAGCAAAGTACATGCTAGAGAGATTCATCAATCAGCTGCCCATATTGGAGAGAAACGAAAGGAAGCTACATGACATTCAAAAACAAACACGAACTCAAGAACAGATCTTCCCTGGTCATTTCTCTATATTAACATGGATTTATCaattcatattaaaaatcacgCTAAATTTTTAATACTTCTAAGCAAGGTGCCAGCTATACTTGCCCGTACTGACTAGTCAATCCCAGTCGGCACCGTACCAGTAGGTACCTACAATCTGTACCAACTATACCAGTTGCGTAAAGGTTGCCTTTATTCTTAATGATTTTCACAATCTTAGTCCATCCCATCCTTATTGGTACCATAGAAGTTCCGGGAGAAAACCAATATGGGTCTTGGTACCAATATACAAAACCCTTCTAGTTTCTTAGACCTTCTATGCTATTGAACACATCACGTGAATTTCAGAACTTGCTTAGACTTGTTAGTCATGCAATGTTCACCAAACCTTGTGTCTAATATTTCAGCATAACATGTATATAGCTGACTGTTTCCTGAAAGCCAAAATCTAATGATTAAAGGATTGTAGGCATGCCATATCAATCAGGTCAATCAAAGGTATATCATCAATCAATTGAGATATGTTCTGTGCATTTGGGGAAAGGACTTAAAACTTCCAGTGAAgttaatgaaaaaagaaaagacagaAAAAATGTAATAACTCTTAGACAATGAGATAAACAGAGGAATTGAATATAAAGAAAATACTCTTTTGGGTACCAATAATGGTATGCTGaaccagcccgtaccggccggttcagcccgtaccggacCAACCCGGTCCCTGACCGGTCCGGTTCAAGCGTGGGCCAGAACCGAGCAGTACAAGCccggtaccggtgcgaaccagaCCGGTTCGCACCAGTACCCGCCCTCGGGGCAGCGCTATTGTCAATTTTCTCCATCCACATTGGATAAATGGATAAGGGTCATGGACAAAGAATCCAAGGGATGCTCATCATCGTCAATCTTCTACATCCACATTGGATAAATGGATAAGGGTCATGGATGAAGAATCCAGGGGATGCTCATCATTGCAGTATGGTAGTCATAGTGAGTTAGAAGTCCGAAAGGGAGATATTGTTCTTTTTCCACCCTTTTTTGCCCACTTTTGGAACtactagagaatcattcaagtTGCTTGGAACCGCGTAATGTCGTATCATCCTCTAACTTCTTGGTTGCAATAACTCCCTTAATCAAGGTTAGCCAAACTAGTATTGGGACTCGTGTCAGTCGGCTGCCGATTCAGTACGATACCATTTCGATATGGGGTGAACTGGGCGGTTCACCCCCAGTTCAACAAACCAATTTCAAGCCTTTAAAGAGGAGGGGACCgaaccggttcgcaccggttcccCTCCGAACCGCTCGGTTCAAAGCGGTTCATAATGTGTTCCGAAAAACAGAGCCGAACCGACCCAATTCCACACCGGTACAGTTTGATACGGGGTGAACCGGACGATTCGGCCTGGTTCGGCATACATTTCCCTTGATCAACAATGATTTGGATCAAGTAATCCTtaactgatatcattttgccCCATCATAAGACTTGTGGCCCTAATCTACTTTCAAGGTAAACACTGGCCATAACAAAAATAACTGAGTAGAGCTGCCAAAACTCTCACATATTGTATCTAATGATACATATCTATCAGTTATTACCATGTAAATTGAGAGTTCTATAGTGTCTTAAGTAGATCACACCCTACAATTCCATGTTCCACTAGACTACCTCCTTTTATCTCCCTCCTGAAGTGTTTGACTATGAGCATTTTGTTAAACATCTAGTCTTGGAATGTGGCAACTGCAGTATACATAACTTGGGTACTCTCATAGTGACAAAGGGTATGAGTCTTACAATACTCAAAACTCCTAATATGCTTCATCTCGCATCCTCGAGGGTTCAAGTGCTACAATCTTCAGCTCCCAAAACTTTTGAATGTTCATGTAAGATTATCTGAATTGCTCTAATGTACTGTTATCTAGGCAGACAAAGTATAAGGAAATACTAAGTTATTCATGAGCAAGCCAAACATGTCCTGCTACCATTTCCTATTATTTCTTCCCGTCATATTCCTATAGCAAGTGAAAGAGTTTTATGGGTACATCAAGGTCATATTGAAATCTTGAAATAATAGCTCTTTCATCAACCCACTTCTCAACCAAATTTAAGCAAGAAAATCCTAAAGATCTTAACATTCCTATTTTTAAATGGTGAGTAACATAACCATGAGACTAGCCCCAACTATctagggtttggttcatgaatccTCATTCACCAAACATTCCTATTATTCAATttaaatgaatatttttcaagaaaCCAACGTTCGCAATATTGGCACGTATCATCACGTACCGAGCATGCCGTACGCTATGATATCGAATAGATGCTTGGTATGAGGGGCATATCGAGTGTCGGTATGCTAAACCTATGCCTTTATTGTGCATACCAACATTGTACCATTACGGGGTCCAATATCGAGAATGCGAATGTTGGAAAAAACAAGTGAAAGTAAATTCACTTACACTTGCATCATGTTTATCTTCTACATATCATTAAATTACTTTTTGATATTGTTAGTGTTATCAACGAAGCTTTCCCTATAATGGCTAGTGGAAAGCTATGCTAGAAAGCTCAAAAGCTTTTCAACAAAATGACACATGAGAAAGTAAATATGCCCTTGAAGAAAAAAGCATGTTATAGAGTGCAAACCAAGAAAGGTTAAACCATGCCGAACCGGTGGGTTTGAGGTATACCAAATTGGACGAGCTAGGGACTGGCACGGTTCATCCATTTGATTCGAGATGGGGCCTAGTTTCACTTAAATCCCCCACCCTGGCTTGCTTAAATATCGTATTCTCTCGATGGTTCGCCCCCGACCCTCAACCCCTGCTTGTTTGATTCCCATGCCCCTTGCTCGAGTGATGTTCAAGAGGCTCCCAAGTCCCACCTCACTGGTCACCAACACCACCCCCCCTACCCCCATTCACTTTGATGGTCGGAGTGCATCCCCCCACCGGTAAGTCCCTCCtcgctctccctctccctctccctccctccttccctctctctctctctcgtggtTGGGTTAGAGTTAAGGTTTCCCTCgctctcccctctctcccttcctctctctccccccctctcctTTTCGCCCTCTCCATCTCCCCTCCCTCTTCGGCTCTTTCTATGTTGTCCCAAAACAGACTTGAACAGCACAGTACTGGTACCATACTGTACCGTCGGGCAACCAGTACCAACACAGCCGACTTTGGTGCAGACAGATATAAATTTCATGCATCAATTTAGTGGTATGCAGCATTTGTTAGAGAACATGAAAAAATGTAGTAGAGTATATAAGAACTAATAGTCAATTAAAGGCTTATTTTCCTCTAGGTGATTCAATTGTTGTTGTGAAACCTGAGTTGTGGCCCGAGCCCAAGTCCACAGGGCCCACCCCTAAGGCAGTGCCCTATTGATAACTCAGACAGAGAACAGggtggagaggggagagggtggaGAAAATCCCCTATTCTCCTCCTTCCATGTCGAGCTTCCACTACCGCTCaccctcccttcttctcttcttctttcaacCCTCCACCCTCCGTTTTCGCTGCACCACCGGCTCGGACACCTTCTGGCACCCCCTTACCGATCCACCGCCACCTCCTCCTTCGCCATCTCCCTCTCgcgctctctctcacacacacaccttTCTCTCACCCTTCCCCATCCCTCACATGCCTacactctctctcttccatgctctccctctcttcttcctcttcttcttcctcttcttcttcttctcttcctctcccttccgGATTCTCCCTCTTTTATCAaagccaaaaagaaaagaaaagaaagaagaaagagaaacgaGAAGGAAAGGATTCCtcatctccctctccctctctttctctatctctctctctctttccaccGAGATGTTGGGGGTGTGTGGGGTGTGTTAGAGGGTAAAAGGGATTTTCTCTCTtggtccctctctttctctctctttgagCTAGCCCCTAGAGGAGTCTTATTGTGCCAAACTCTCACCTGCCACCTATAACAGGATACAGGAAAAGGTTAGTAGCCCAAATCCTCTATTATGAAGATAATTAGTGTAGAAACTaagattttagaattttttgaaatttttgaaaaaattctgaattttttgagattTTAGAAAAC contains these protein-coding regions:
- the LOC103698892 gene encoding uncharacterized protein LOC103698892 isoform X1 produces the protein MVGAIDSNMIFLDLLNRRTLIYAVDQDAEKSFKTTVEVDRLIDMLRDSSSGELEKLVVENVLAFNENFWIRLAARTDTCKSDDDKAWFLLVSAVQKDYEELAVTLMSIVDRLVHKTNEKIESATDVLKGILNPVMDEVEEISWPPKDPKSLILMENELVKREQEGQLDEGFLSEVNAQLRQVRMPQRRAKKTTIGATNETPNRHADSTPQRATSIPQQEGVMSPQTGQEPGLSQVM
- the LOC103698892 gene encoding uncharacterized protein LOC103698892 isoform X4 yields the protein MVGAIDSNMIFLDLLNRRTLIYAVDQDAEKSFKTTVEVDRLIDMLRDSSSGELEKLVVENVLAFNENFWIRLAARTDTCKSDDDKAWFLLVSAVQKDYEELAVTLMSIVDRLVHKTNEKIESATDVLKGILNPVMDEVEEISWPPKDPKSLILMENELVKREQEGQLDEGFLSEVNAQLRQVLRGICGINWICCGSRSQGK
- the LOC103698892 gene encoding uncharacterized protein LOC103698892 isoform X3; its protein translation is MVGAIDSNMIFLDLLNRRTLIYAVDQDAEKSFKTTVEVDRLIDMLRDSSSGELEKLVVENVLAFNENFWIRLAARTDTCKSDDDKAWFLLVSAVQKDYEELAVTLMSIVDRLVHKTNEKIESATDVLKGILNPVMDEVEEISWPPKDPKSLILMENELVKREQEGQLDEGFLSEVNAQLRQKCMLLFIKLGYRSIHGMPNQPVPVGTGRYEPVRPATGMPEP
- the LOC103698892 gene encoding uncharacterized protein LOC103698892 isoform X2, which codes for MVGAIDSNMIFLDLLNRRTLIYAVDQDAEKSFKTTVEVDRLIDMLRDSSSGELEKLVVENVLAFNENFWIRLAARTDTCKSDDDKKDYEELAVTLMSIVDRLVHKTNEKIESATDVLKGILNPVMDEVEEISWPPKDPKSLILMENELVKREQEGQLDEGFLSEVNAQLRQVRMPQRRAKKTTIGATNETPNRHADSTPQRATSIPQQEGVMSPQTGQEPGLSQVM